The Helianthus annuus cultivar XRQ/B chromosome 11, HanXRQr2.0-SUNRISE, whole genome shotgun sequence region AGAAAATTGCATATCCCCAAAAAAAATAAATCTCCTCCAGCCTTCCCATGTAAGACCCGCCTTCTTTTGCCCTGTCTTTAACCCACGTGTAGCTCAACACCTTGGACTCTTCCACGATTCTAGACAACGACAGGGGTTTGTTATTAAATAACAAATTATTTCGCACATTCCAAATGCACCAAATAGCCGTCAAAATAACGGAATGGAAcacttttttcttctttttacaTCCATTGAAATACTTATGCAAACCCAAGAGATCTTTGAGATTAAATGCAAAGAATGGTGAAAAACGACACCATTGGCTTAATACCTACCAATCATCCCGGCTGATTTCCATATCTCAATGAGGTAACGCCCAACGGTTTGTCTCTTTTCCAAATCCGCATCCTTTTTGTCTTTTTAAGAAATCAAACCAATCCGCTATCCAGATTTTGACTTTGAAACCAGCTGAAGTAAGTTTATTAAAACTTGGTGTCTTCATAACACCCTGTCCAGCAAACTGGATATGGTTAATTAGTTATACACATACGACATGTTATAGTTATGGCGATTAATGATCATAGAGGTAGTGCATGAATCACAATAATAATCAGCTAAAGTTAATCCTACAAATCCAATGTAAATGAAAAGTTACCAAATGCGGGAGTATATTATATGCTTCAATAACTGCTGTTAAAAGACCCTATAGTGAACAGAGCATGAGTACACAAACCAATCCAATAGCCAATAAATTAAGGTATACTTTCAAAGGTACTCAAGTTGTTGCAAAGTCTTTAACTTCATTGTAATCTTCAGGATTGACATGATTGAATTCATGTAGAACCTACAACAATATGCTTACATAAGACCCTTTGTTTGTATAATACATCCTCCACAAACAAAATACCGCCGAAATAACTTAAAGAGTGTAATAAATGTAAATACCCTTTTAgagcaaaaaaaataaataaaaataacaatgaTGTTACAAAAGCATACCATGCAATGATAACAAACGTGAACTCGAGGGGCATTCTCTTCAGATGTAAGAACAATTCTTCCATGAATACACTTATCACCAAAAAAATATCACCAAAGTCTCGGCAATCATGCTACATAATCAAAAGCAAGTGTCTTCCCCAGACCTAAACCCGAAAGACAACACAGCTGCAGACAAACTGTTCAGCTCCACCTAGGCATATGACCGAACACCTGGCATGCAAATAAcattcaaacaaaaaaaaaacaatttctttAACAGCTTAAACTTTGATGACCTagtaaaacaaaacataaaatctGAACATCAATAAACAATATCATTTGCACATCAACGAACACGTATCACTTACAGAAATTTAAATAATCAATCGATTGTAAAATCAACAATGAAGAACACAAAGAGCCTAAACGAAACCTagataacaaataaataaaacgACACAACACCACCTACCTCTTTTAACGCCACCGCCATACCTAGGATTACCAGCGACCAGAGAAGTCTGTAAAGAAGAACATGTGAGGGCTGCGAATGAATAACAATCGAGGGATTCAAAGAGGAATCGATGCTTTAAATCGACAAATTTGATGTTGCGATGACATAGATGCCTGGATTTGGTGACGAAATTGATGCTTCAGTTTCACTTTTCAAAGTGCAACGCAGAGATAAAGAGTGATGGAGGCGAATGGGGGCAAAACTGGAGGTTTGAGATTTGCTATTATAGAGAGGGTACATGCAAGTTATAGAAAACGTGTGGAGTACGTGGGAGAGAAATAATTACAAACCGTTCGAAACTGCTTCATTTGAGGAGAGAGAATGCTAAACCTCCATGAACTACATGGAAGTTACAGGAACGTGGGGAGGAGAAGATGTGGGAGAGATTAAATCAAATAACCGTTCAAAACTTCCTCATTTTAGGAGAGAGAGTATAACTTCTTGAGTTTAAAGGGCCAAGATCAAAAGTTGATGAGTTTAGATGGCTAGGATTATCCTAAAAGttggttagacttaatgggttccataaatatatataatttaaacttaaacaaaaaaatatatggACTGTAACTTctcggttcggtttggtttttttcggttattgaaaaagtttatccgaaaaccgaaccaaaattttcggttattaaaaatccgaaaaccgaaccgtcggtttttgtttcggttcgttTTTTttggttcggttatttcggttattCGGTTAcagttcggttatttcggttttcttgCTCACCCCTAATCTCTAGTGGTCTGATCCAAATTTATGGTTAAAAAACATATCTAAGACAATGGCACAATAGTAATTTCACACACAATACGTAGAAATATCACGAAACAATGGTCGCCAGATcaaacaactttctctctctacaagctttctctctctaaaatccaAATCAATGGCCGCCCCCGGTTTTCCAATGCCGctaccacctccacctccaccttaCCTCCTTATAACCTCATCATCCTCCCACTTTCCACCACCGTTTCTCACACACTTCAAATTTCAAACAACCTAACAACACACAATCTTTTCACATCTACTCATTTCCTATCAGATCTCAGTTATCCGATCTCGTACCGAACGTTTTAGCGGTTCGTTTGCGTGTTGCGATCGATCATGACGAACGAGGCTAGGTTAAGTGACGTCAGCAAGGTGATAcggaagaagaagaaaagtttCCGGAAAAGTAGCGGCAAAGGAAAACCGTCTCTGCCGTCTCCGTCACTAACGGCGGCTTCGTTTCCGTTGCAGAGGCTGTATTTATCGTGTTTAGATGTTTTTAAAGGCGTTGGAACCGTTCCGTCTTCGACTGATGTGCAGAAGGTTTGCCGGATTCTCGGTGAGTGATTTGtgttttttgaattttatttaaGGTGTGTTTGTTTTTTATTAGATGTTATAAAGGTTATTGCTATATAATTGTTGAGACTGTTTtgagttttattttaatttttttaattataattataattagaTGTTGAAAGGTGATTGCTAAAATTGCTGCAACTGGTTGGATAATTGTATGATAAGAATGTTAGAAAAATCACTGCTAATTAACTTTCATAGACAAAACATTATAAACTGTACTTATTTCGATAGCTAGCAACCCGAATATTGTTTCTATAGATGCCTTTTTTAAGCGATTCGATATGACCTATAGCGAAAAGAAAGATTATGTGCACACAAAATGACTTATAATTGCCTTTTGAGGTGGTTTGAGGTGTTTTGTGAAATAAGATGTTATCCCATTATATATGGCTGAATTCTAGAATGTATAAGAAGAGTTCTAGAAACGCTCCGTTTGCGGTGTGCGCATATAATGTGTGGTCACTTAgtgggcaaaagtgaaattgcactaattttaacgttattttactaatttcgtgaaaataacgttaaagacGGGCGGTTAATCATGGATCATGTAGTGGCGCTggtagccgaaagacaagggggcgCATGCACCAATCGGTCTTTTTCCCGATTGccaagtgttatgtgccttatgtccaaggatTGATGCAAAACTATAATCGAGTCAGGGTTCTCACtagaagcagtctctctatcctacggggtagaggtaaggctggcTACACCTTACCCTCCtgagaccctaccttagctttgctattggtgggatttgctgagtatgatgatgatgataagaagagtTCTAGACTTTATTAAGGCCTTGATCCTTCAACATTGGTGTGAAATTTTGGAATCCGAGCATTGCGGTTGAGCTTTAGGCTGGGCGGGATACTATGTGGTACAAAACTGCAATGCGCAAGTATAGGGGTTTGATTGAAAGTGGTAGTGAGATAGTTTATCAGCTGGATAGGTAGAGCTATAAAAAGTTTCTGTTTGTATGTTTAAATCTAAAGTCATATGCATCTCAAGCTAAGTCTCAAACATGTCATACACTCAATACTATGAAAGCTGTATATTGCATTGCATTTGGCCTGTCTTGCATTGAGAAAgcataaatatttataaaaaaatttaaataattttATGGTGTAATAAATAAAGCCACATTGATTTGTGCGTTTATGCTGTAATCTCCAACATTTTTTATTCGTAGAGAGGTGATTTGTACACCACATAAGCTACTTCGCACAATTTAAAACTGGTATAGATCTAGCTATATATATTCTGTCAATTCTTGGGGAAATAGCATGATACACATGGTATCTTTTGTTTGTTGAAGGCATGTTTTTTAATTATTATGCAGTTTATAAAAACTGTTATGTACTTTGTAGTTTGTTCCTATCGTATAATCTTTTCTTGTATATAGTTGCATTTTGTTAACTAGATTTGTATCTTGTTATAGATGGAATGAAAGCGGAAGATGTTGGATTAAGTAGGAACTTACCATTCTTCAAGACTCCTAGTACCGCAGGAGTAACTCCCAAAGTCTCATGCACAACAATAAACAAGTCTGAGAAATTTTGGGTAatcattttttccttttttttttcattttcgaCAGTTTCGGAAACAACAATCTTATAAAAATGTCATCTAAAATCATTAGTTTCTCAATTTTGCAGTTATGTATTTTCTTTCTTCCTGCAAATGCTGTCATACCGCTTCATAATCATCCAGGAATGACGGTTTTCAACAAGCTGTTACTTGGGAAAGTGCATATTAAAGCATATGATTTAGTTAACGCTAGTAACGAAATTGACTCGATATCCCCCTCGAAACGTGAGTTCTCAATCTCTATATATGCAAGTAAAACCCTAGAGGTTGTGTTTTCGGCCCGTTTAGTTATAAATGGGTCGAACGTGTTGTGTTATCTCTTAATGGGTAAACAATAATACAGAGTTTAGTTTAAAAGAAAACGGGTCAAAAGTAGCCTAACGTGTATTTCAAATGCATGGAACTTCTAAAGTTACTTTTGTTAATTAATAATTAGATATTTATACTTTTTGTTAATTAGATATTTTATTCATTATATTTTTGGTCCATGGTTTGGGCAATACTATGGATTTGGTCCCAAAATTCAACAGATATGGTCCCTACCCACctgaaatgaccaaattgccctcatttttcaaaccaatctCTGCCTTTGCAAAATTTATTTGACATCTTCCCAACCCAACTGTCATGCTTATTTTGTCACCTCTATATATAAAACAAAGAGTTAAATGTCCGGATAGTTctgtggtttgtcattttttcacctttagtccctaactttctaaaattacagctatagtacccaactttttcaatttcgttcccggatagtccctagcgtggatgggggttagtttttggtgttaagtgggtgtgaaatggcGAGATTGCCCTTACTgtcaataaaaataattaaaactctCAAccaattataatattaaaaaatagtGGCCCCACCTTATCCTAATCCccacacccacccccacccccaccccttcttttccctttctctcTTCCTCTTTCTCGTTTCTTGTCTGCAAAACTAATTTAACCACCATCACTATGTCAACCAGATTATTTTTCTTGCACAACAACCcaacttttcttttctcaacCTGATCATGACAATGCATCCGATCTGACCACATGGCGGTTTTTACATCATCCACGTGGATTACTTCAAATCAACACCTCTCCACTTTACGCTATCATCCAACGGCTCCGGTTTAACACCGTCTCCCGGCGGTTCCAACCGTAGCTCCGCCGCATCACCTACGTCCCCTCTCACACGTTTCATACCTATCGGTACACCAAATAACCTAGGGTTTATAAACTCTTCAGTTGTTCCACTTCCATCACTACCGGAGTCTTCAGAAGAACGTTTCAACGGTAGGAGGTCTAGTGGTTTGACGGTGGTGGAATCCAAAGGACTGGTGGCTGTGTTGGTTGCATAATTCGACATCATTACATATATACTGTTGCATAACTGCTTCGTCTGGCTTAACACTTTGTTGAGTTGAAGGTTTTCTCTTCGTAACCTCTCGTTTTCACCGATCAGTTCGGCATCGGATCCGTTACAAGCTGTTGATAAATTAGTGGGGCCcacttttttttaatattataattgattgagagttttaattatttttattgatAGTAAAGGCAATCTCGTCATTTCACAaccacttaacaccaaaaactaatcCCCATCCACgttagggactatccgggaacgaaattgaaaaagttggggactattacTGTAATTTTAGACAGTtagggactaaacgtgaaaaaaatggcaaaccacagggactatccggggggcatttaactctaaaacaAACCTAAAGGCTAGATTATCTATTTGAAATAACTTGAATGTAACTGTATTTGTGCAGCGAAATTAGCATGTAAAAAAGCTGATGGTGTTTTCACAGCTCCATGTGATACTTCTGTACTGTATCCGACTTCAGGGGGTAACATACACGCCTTCAAGGCTATAACGCCTTGTGCAATCCTTGACGTGGTTGGACCTCCGTATTCTAAAGAAGATGGTCGGGATTGCTCATACTATAGAGACATTCCATACGATGCATTGCCATGTAAGCAAATATTTCTGCTCGTCTATGTTATTCTGGAGATTACAAATTTACAATTGTGTTGTGTTGTGACTGATGAGTTTGATTGTTATGATTTTCAGATGAACAAGGGGTTATGAGCGAAGAAGAAAGGGAGCGGTATTGGTGGTTAGAAGAAATCGACGTGCCGAAAGAATCAGAAATGAGGGGAATCCAGTATACGGGGCCACAAATAATCGAGATATAACATCATAGGTGTTAGATTTTTCTTTGAGCATGTTTAGTGTTGTGGTGTATAGAACAATCTCTGAAaacatttgtttgtttgttacttTGTTTAGTTATCGACCTTTGAGTAATATAATatttagataataataataattagagttaaatgtcattttagtctttgtggtttgggttattttgtcaatttagttcaaaagttttattttttgcCTATAGGTCTAAAAGGGTTTCACCATTGTCATTTTAGTATACtgagttaacttcatctattttttctgttaacgttgtcattttagcatactgagttaacttcatctattttttctgttaacgagaagggcaattcggctctattatatggccgaattgtccttctagttaacagaattacatataaaatgaccgaattacccttgttaacagaaaaaatatatgaagttaacccagtgagCTAAAATGgtaacggtgaaacctttttggacccatagaCGAAAATGAAACCTTTGCACTAAACTGGCAAAGTAACTCAAACTACAGGAACTAAAATcacaattataaaacacacacacacaacccccccccccaccccccccccccccacacccacacacacacaaaacTTCTTAAGTTATCATTTCTttgcattaatttttttttctaacacatcaGCACGTAAACTTATTTCCCTTTTTTATGTCAATTCAAAAActagttatttttttctttagTTTCCTGTTATTTCTTTATGATATAATattgtttttaatattttcattAACATTATTAATATAAAGATGATTAATTCCATCTCCTTGCACCCGCACCACCATAGTCGACCTAGCAACTCCTTGCCATTTAACAAATTGGAATTCAACCTAATTAAACTCACCACCAAGAACCACGTTATTTAAAATTTTGATacataattataatattaattgtTTAAACATAACTAAACTAAATAAGAACATTTTTGTGTGCTGCAATCCTCGAGGAAGAACTTTAGCCCCATTTCATCCATTTATCATTTTCATTATGTGGTTCGGCGTTGTGGTATGTATGATATATATATGATGTGAGAAAACATAAATATTTGATATGGGTTTAGTTTACTTAATGTGATAAAAAAAAATGGTATGTACAGAATGAGACACATCGAACCTTGCCAGATACTCCTTCAACATCTTCCAGCCATTAAAACTGATTCGGGATAACTATAAAAATAGGATTTTTAAAAGGGTGAATTTGAAAAGTTTTAAACTGACTATTTTTAGAAAGAGGGTATGATCAATAAAAATGGAGGTACATTTAGCCTACCCCTAagggcatgtgtagtcataaagccctcaaaggggcgttatgcgccatgtggcatgccacgtcaccccggggctttatggggctttatgtaatttgaggccgtagtcataaagcccctacctcatcataaccaaagtataaaatgcagggaccaaagtgtaaaatgcagggaccaaagtgttttaatatagggaccaaagtgtaaaatgcagggaccaaagtggaaaATGCAGAAATCATCACCACCATCTCACGCCGTTATGCACATCGCgccatttgtttttttttgttcataGCGCCGGTGGGGGCGGTGTGGGCGGCGCCATAGCGGCGCTATGGCCCTTGGCCGCGCCCCACTACGCAAGCTCTAATAATTATTATATACAAATTTATGATAACTAAATAAGATCTACTATGTTAGACATAAAGATTAGAGCTAGAGAAAAATGCCTAGATAGTCCCTGTGAtttcgcattttttcacctatagtccccaactttctaaaattacctgaatagtccccaagttttcaatttttgttcccggatagcccccgtgcctaacatcagttagttttctcagttaaaagggtgtgaaatgacaacaATACCCTTTCCCTAAAAAGGGCATataccatagggactatccgggcatttaataaaaaaaaaaaaaacataaaaccccCAGCACACCCACCCTTCTTCTCTACCTGTTGAATCTTCTCCATAGTTGTTTCATCTCCGGTGCCGACACCTTATCGGTGTTCAGACGCCATCTTTTCACCACCATCTTTTACCATTGTTCAGGCGGGACACCAACACCATCTTTTTTTCAGTAGCACCAGCGACCCCCAACCACCCCTAGCATCCTCCCACCTTTATCCACCACAACCTCCATCCATCATCATCACCCATCTTCCCTGTCGAGTTGTAGGGGCTGGATTCAGTTCACCCATCTTCCCCGTCGAGTGTTTCTGTGGTGTGTGGGTGGTTATTCACTTATTCGATTGGATCTGAACCACCTTCGATTTCTAGAAAGTTGCAAGTCGGTATTTCGACCGAATGAGCAGAGAGATGTGGGTTTAGGACGGCGGTGGTTATTCGATTAGATCTGAATCACCGTCGCATCCCCTTCAAAACCTAGTGAAATAGACCATTATTTCTGCTCAACTTCTTAGAATGCTCATACAATGCCTCCACACCACATCCCTTACTCTTACTGTAACTACAAATACAAAAAATTAAATGATACGGTTGGTGATGGCTGATGCAATTGGTCATATATTCAGAGTATAATTTATTATACTTGGCCTAAAAATTCATGTTCttatacataataaaaaaaaggaTTGGGTGGTGATGGGAGAATGTTGAAGGTGGTGATACGGTGGCGTGGGTTTGGGTGGAAGGAGGGGTTGGGTaatggtgggggtgggggtgggggtgggtgtgaGACCCACTTAAATGATATagtttaattatatttttttaataaatggtGGGGACTACTTGAATTTAATTGGGTaagggcaatttagtaattttaCATCAATTTAGGCTCttttaactgagaaaactaactgatgttaggcacagggactatccgggaacaaaaattgaaaacttggagactattcaggtaattttagaaagttggggactataggtgaaaaaagacaaaaccacagggactatccgggcatttttctcttacagctatatatacatacaaaaataataaataaaaactaatCTAAGCTTAAaaaggggtaactttgtagaatattTAAAAATTAGGCTTGTGTTTAAAAATAAGGCAAGTTAGGCTCATGTTTAAAAATAACGCTCGAAACCAGTGCCCGAGCCCATCAAGTTAAATAATAAAGCTCGAAACAAGTTGTGCTTGAGCTCATCAAGTTAAGTGAGGCAAGCTTGTGCTTATACAAGCTTGGTACAACAAGGTTTTGTGTGTTAGCATGTAATGTACATTCATGTTTGTTATTGGTGTTTTCGCATATGCATTTATGTTTTCGCATAAGCATATGCATATTTTTACGATCTGTAGCGAACTTAACTTCAAATTagtttttttacaaacaacttatttgcTACGTTGCAAGCTAGCGATATGAAATAATGCTCGCACAAACAAAGGGCCTTTGGGTTGTGTAGTAAAACTCGTAGCcttttaagaaaaaaataaaaacataataatGATTTAATTTTAGGTCTTTTTTAGTAAATTGTTATAAAATATTCCAAGAAACAGATAAAGTATTCATGAGTTAAGTGTGAAAATGTTAAAACAAGTATACGTTTTTACCTCTT contains the following coding sequences:
- the LOC110891125 gene encoding plant cysteine oxidase 1, encoding MTNEARLSDVSKVIRKKKKSFRKSSGKGKPSLPSPSLTAASFPLQRLYLSCLDVFKGVGTVPSSTDVQKVCRILDGMKAEDVGLSRNLPFFKTPSTAGVTPKVSCTTINKSEKFWLCIFFLPANAVIPLHNHPGMTVFNKLLLGKVHIKAYDLVNASNEIDSISPSKPKLACKKADGVFTAPCDTSVLYPTSGGNIHAFKAITPCAILDVVGPPYSKEDGRDCSYYRDIPYDALPYEQGVMSEEERERYWWLEEIDVPKESEMRGIQYTGPQIIEI